From one Nocardioides scoriae genomic stretch:
- a CDS encoding DHA2 family efflux MFS transporter permease subunit has product MSQDTDLDRPAPTPGGGGPAGGGLDREVLMVAGVVVLGAIMSILDITVVSVALRTFQTEFDATAAQVAWTMTGYTLALASVIPLTGWAADRFGTKRLYLLAVGLFTAGSVLCAAADTLETLVAFRVLQGLGGGMLMPLGMTILTRAAGPERIGRVMAVLGVPMLLGPIFGPILGGWMIDAFSWHWIFLINLPIGAAALVYAWVVLPADSVQPSESFDFVGMLLLSPGLAAFLYGVSSIPETGTFFAARVMVWTLLGVALIAAFVPWALRRANVHPLIELRLLKNKNMTVAVIAMMLFAIAFFGASLLFPLYFQEVRGESALRSGLLLAPQGLGAMLTMPLAGMLADKIGPGKIVLTGIGVITVGMGLFAMFVGDGASYLALIVALFVMGLGMGATMMPIMTAALATLSARNVARGSTFLNITQQVAASMGTALFSVLLTNGFKDSRAISLGGAVQSLREQPDLLARFLREQGLTQADLAGLPARIVTDMADTFSWVFWVATALVALCLVPAFFLPRTKIEHAETEQPLLVGH; this is encoded by the coding sequence GTGAGCCAGGACACCGACCTCGACCGCCCCGCCCCGACGCCCGGGGGCGGAGGTCCCGCCGGTGGCGGCCTCGACCGCGAGGTGCTCATGGTGGCCGGCGTCGTCGTGCTCGGCGCCATCATGTCGATCCTCGACATCACGGTCGTCTCGGTCGCGCTGCGGACCTTCCAGACCGAGTTCGACGCCACCGCCGCGCAGGTCGCCTGGACGATGACCGGCTACACCCTGGCCCTGGCCAGCGTGATCCCGCTGACCGGCTGGGCCGCCGACCGCTTCGGCACCAAGCGCCTCTACCTGCTGGCGGTGGGGCTGTTCACCGCCGGGTCGGTGCTGTGCGCCGCGGCCGACACCCTGGAGACGCTGGTGGCCTTCCGGGTGCTCCAGGGCCTCGGCGGCGGCATGCTGATGCCGCTCGGCATGACCATCCTGACCCGCGCGGCCGGCCCGGAGCGGATCGGTCGCGTGATGGCCGTCCTGGGCGTCCCGATGCTGCTCGGACCGATCTTCGGCCCCATCCTCGGCGGTTGGATGATCGACGCGTTCTCCTGGCACTGGATCTTCCTCATCAACCTGCCGATCGGCGCCGCGGCCCTCGTCTACGCCTGGGTCGTGCTGCCCGCCGACTCGGTGCAGCCGTCGGAGTCCTTCGACTTCGTGGGCATGCTGCTGCTCTCGCCCGGCCTGGCCGCCTTCCTCTACGGCGTCTCCTCGATCCCCGAGACCGGCACCTTCTTCGCCGCCCGGGTGATGGTCTGGACGCTCCTCGGCGTCGCCCTGATCGCCGCCTTCGTGCCCTGGGCGCTGCGCCGGGCCAACGTGCACCCGCTCATCGAGCTGCGGCTGCTGAAGAACAAGAACATGACCGTGGCCGTGATCGCGATGATGCTGTTCGCGATCGCGTTCTTCGGCGCCAGCCTGCTGTTCCCGCTCTACTTCCAGGAGGTCCGTGGCGAGTCGGCGCTGCGCTCGGGCCTGCTGCTCGCCCCGCAGGGCCTCGGCGCGATGCTGACGATGCCGCTCGCCGGCATGCTGGCCGACAAGATCGGGCCCGGCAAGATCGTGCTCACCGGCATCGGGGTCATCACCGTCGGCATGGGCCTGTTCGCGATGTTCGTCGGCGACGGCGCGAGCTACCTCGCGCTGATCGTGGCGCTGTTCGTGATGGGCTTGGGCATGGGCGCGACCATGATGCCGATCATGACCGCGGCCCTGGCCACGCTCTCGGCGCGCAACGTCGCCCGCGGCTCGACGTTCCTCAACATCACCCAGCAGGTGGCGGCCTCGATGGGCACCGCGCTGTTCTCGGTGCTGCTGACCAACGGGTTCAAGGACAGCCGGGCCATCTCGCTGGGCGGCGCCGTGCAGTCGCTGCGCGAGCAGCCCGACCTGCTGGCCCGCTTCCTGCGCGAGCAGGGCCTGACCCAGGCCGACCTGGCCGGCCTGCCCGCCCGCATCGTCACGGACATGGCCGACACCTTCAGCTGGGTCTTCTGGGTGGCGACCGCGCTGGTGGCGCTGTGCCTGGTGCCGGCCTTCTTCCTGCCCCGCACCAAGATCGAGCACGCCGAGACCGAGCAGCCCCTCCTCGTCGGTCACTGA
- a CDS encoding electron transfer flavoprotein subunit alpha/FixB family protein: MIVVYVETTGGVVAEVSLEALTLARSLAQAGGGIPVDALVAGPIGDSVPKELAEAGVRTVLHAGSPDFDAFSGAAAASAVLAAREATRAVVLLAGGTNRGNEVMARVATRLDVAMAPNVVAFGGLSPFTVTRQVVGGAAFEEVRLSQRPAVFTVAGHAVEAATADQAGPATLTPLEVELSPADLVVRAVSTEPVDTDGADSLKSARVVVGAGRGAGGPEGFADVSELAELLGGQLGVSRVVTSLGWRPHHEQVGQTGSRIAPEVYLPCGISGAIQHWAGCASSKVIVAINTDPDAPMMTKATYAVVGDMHEVVPAINEEIRRRRG; the protein is encoded by the coding sequence ATGATCGTGGTGTACGTCGAGACGACCGGCGGCGTGGTCGCCGAGGTCTCCCTGGAGGCCCTCACCCTCGCCCGGTCGCTGGCGCAGGCCGGTGGCGGCATCCCCGTCGACGCCCTCGTGGCCGGACCCATCGGCGACTCGGTGCCCAAGGAGCTCGCCGAGGCCGGCGTCCGCACCGTGCTGCACGCCGGCTCGCCCGACTTCGACGCCTTCTCCGGCGCCGCGGCCGCCTCCGCGGTGCTGGCCGCCCGCGAGGCCACCCGCGCGGTGGTGCTGCTCGCCGGCGGCACCAACCGCGGCAACGAGGTCATGGCCCGCGTGGCCACCCGGCTCGACGTCGCGATGGCGCCCAACGTGGTCGCCTTCGGCGGCCTCTCGCCCTTCACCGTGACCCGCCAGGTCGTCGGCGGGGCCGCCTTCGAGGAGGTCCGGCTCTCCCAGCGCCCGGCGGTGTTCACCGTCGCCGGCCACGCGGTCGAGGCCGCGACCGCCGACCAGGCCGGCCCGGCCACCCTCACCCCGCTCGAGGTCGAGCTCTCGCCCGCCGACCTGGTGGTGCGGGCGGTCTCGACCGAGCCGGTCGACACCGACGGCGCCGACAGCCTCAAGTCGGCGCGCGTCGTGGTCGGCGCCGGCCGCGGCGCGGGCGGGCCCGAGGGGTTCGCCGACGTCAGCGAGCTCGCCGAGCTGCTCGGCGGGCAGCTCGGCGTCTCCCGCGTGGTGACCTCGCTCGGCTGGCGGCCCCACCACGAGCAGGTCGGCCAGACCGGCAGCCGGATCGCGCCCGAGGTCTACCTCCCGTGCGGCATCTCCGGGGCGATCCAGCACTGGGCCGGGTGCGCGAGCTCCAAGGTGATCGTGGCCATCAACACCGACCCCGACGCGCCGATGATGACCAAGGCGACCTACGCCGTGGTCGGCGACATGCACGAGGTCGTCCCGGCGATCAACGAGGAGATCCGGCGCCGTCGGGGCTGA
- a CDS encoding NCS1 family nucleobase:cation symporter-1, whose protein sequence is MTELRPQAPGVLSGVLPDAALRPAAAPPGGAVVKPAYDPRLTNEDLAPLEEQTWSTYNIFAFWMSDVHSVGGYVTAGSLFALGLTSWQVFVSLIVGILIVQFFCNLVAKPSQVAGVPYPVISRASFGVLGANIPAIIRGLIAVAWYGVQTFLAAGSLSIVFLKLWPGLTPWADVDQHGFLGLSALGYLSFAILWVAQAAVFWRGMEAIRKFIDFCGPAVYVAMIAVCLYMLVKADWDVSFTLSDDSLTTGQTITAMLGAIALVVSYFSGPMLNFGDFSRYGKSFETVKKGNFWGLPVNFLFFSVLVVVTASATVPVFGELITDPVHTVERIDTYTAVLLGGLTFVIATVGINIVANFISPAFDFSNVAPQRISWRMGGMIAAVGSVLLTPWNWYSNPDAIFWTLGMLGALIGPLFGILIADYYVIRKQHVVVDDLFTLDEGGRYYYSRGYNPAAVVSVVVSGVLAIVSVVVPKLGGVVTWLPDYSWFLGCALGFATYVVLARRMGVGEVEATAVPAQRVSD, encoded by the coding sequence ATGACCGAGCTCAGGCCGCAGGCCCCCGGAGTCCTCTCCGGCGTCCTGCCCGACGCCGCGCTGCGACCGGCAGCCGCCCCGCCCGGGGGTGCCGTCGTCAAGCCGGCCTACGACCCCCGGCTGACCAACGAGGACCTGGCGCCGCTCGAGGAGCAGACCTGGTCGACGTACAACATCTTCGCGTTCTGGATGAGCGACGTGCACAGCGTCGGCGGCTACGTCACCGCCGGCTCGCTGTTCGCGCTGGGCCTGACCAGCTGGCAGGTCTTCGTCTCGCTGATCGTCGGCATCCTGATCGTGCAGTTCTTCTGCAACCTGGTCGCCAAGCCCAGCCAGGTCGCGGGGGTGCCCTACCCGGTCATCAGCCGCGCGTCGTTCGGCGTCCTGGGCGCCAACATCCCCGCGATCATCCGGGGGCTGATCGCCGTCGCGTGGTACGGCGTGCAGACCTTCCTGGCGGCCGGCTCGCTCAGCATCGTGTTCCTCAAGCTGTGGCCCGGGCTGACCCCGTGGGCCGACGTCGACCAGCACGGCTTCCTCGGCCTCTCGGCACTGGGCTACCTGTCCTTCGCGATCCTGTGGGTCGCCCAGGCGGCGGTGTTCTGGCGCGGCATGGAGGCGATCCGGAAGTTCATCGACTTCTGCGGGCCCGCGGTCTACGTCGCGATGATCGCGGTCTGCCTCTACATGCTGGTCAAGGCCGACTGGGACGTCAGCTTCACCCTGTCCGACGACTCGCTCACGACCGGCCAGACGATCACGGCCATGCTCGGCGCGATCGCGCTGGTGGTCTCCTACTTCTCCGGCCCGATGCTCAACTTCGGCGACTTCAGCCGCTACGGCAAGAGCTTCGAGACGGTCAAGAAGGGCAACTTCTGGGGCCTGCCGGTCAACTTCTTGTTCTTCTCGGTCCTCGTGGTCGTCACGGCCTCGGCCACCGTGCCGGTCTTCGGCGAGCTCATCACCGACCCGGTGCACACGGTCGAGCGCATCGACACCTACACCGCGGTCCTGCTCGGCGGCCTCACCTTCGTGATCGCCACCGTCGGCATCAACATCGTGGCCAACTTCATCAGCCCGGCCTTCGACTTCTCCAACGTCGCGCCGCAGCGGATCAGCTGGCGGATGGGCGGCATGATCGCCGCCGTCGGGTCGGTGCTGCTGACCCCGTGGAACTGGTACTCCAACCCCGACGCCATCTTCTGGACCCTGGGCATGCTCGGCGCCCTCATCGGCCCGCTGTTCGGCATCCTCATCGCCGACTACTACGTGATCCGCAAGCAGCACGTCGTGGTGGACGACCTGTTCACCCTCGACGAGGGCGGGCGCTACTACTACTCCCGCGGCTACAACCCCGCCGCCGTGGTCTCGGTCGTGGTCTCCGGCGTGCTGGCCATCGTCTCGGTCGTGGTCCCCAAGCTCGGTGGTGTGGTCACCTGGCTGCCCGACTACAGCTGGTTCCTCGGCTGCGCGCTCGGCTTCGCGACGTACGTCGTGCTGGCCCGGCGGATGGGCGTCGGCGAGGTCGAGGCCACCGCGGTGCCGGCCCAGCGGGTCTCCGACTGA
- a CDS encoding RecQ family ATP-dependent DNA helicase, whose amino-acid sequence MDTRDEAERHLRALVGSDDARLHDDQWSAIEALVVEQRRALVVQRTGWGKSAVYFVATALLRELGAGPTVIISPLLALMRNQIEAADRAGIKAATINSTNMEDWEAIRAQVDAGAIDVLLVSPERLNNPAFRDQVLPQLTETAGLLVVDEAHCISDWGHDFRPDYRRIRQMLATLPPGIPVLATTATANSRVTHDVAEQLGQDVLVLRGTLDRESLHLGVVELQRPEHRLAWLADHLDELPGSGIVYTLTVAATQEIAEHLRSRGHQVAAYSGQTEATERLSLEQDLLAGRLKALVATSALGMGFDARLGFVVNVGAPASPVAYYQQVGRAGRGTDDATVVLLPAFEDREIWRYFASLAFPGEQHVRATLGALSSAGGAMSTAALETQVDLSRTRLETMLKVLDVDGAVDRVRGGWTATGQEWVYDQERFDRVAAARREEQAAMLAYVATEGCRMRFLRDQLDDPDAADCGRCDNCGGLTLPADVSGAAVEAAGEQLRRPGVTIAPRKMWPTALPTMGLELKGRIDQAAEEGRAVGRLTDLGHGQALRRLFAADAQDGEVPRSLVDAVMEVMRDWSPAWPARPTGVAYVESERRPTLTRDLAEGMARTMRIPLVARFEIVDPQVGPGRGSANSAQRVAAVDRRFRLAVDGDLDGGPVLLVDDLVDTGWTMTLAARALRRAGSGPVLPLALGLDS is encoded by the coding sequence ATGGACACCCGTGACGAGGCCGAGCGCCACCTGCGAGCCCTGGTGGGCTCCGACGACGCCCGGCTCCACGACGACCAGTGGTCCGCGATCGAGGCGCTGGTCGTCGAGCAGCGGCGCGCGCTCGTGGTGCAGCGCACCGGGTGGGGCAAGTCGGCGGTCTACTTCGTCGCCACGGCCCTGCTGCGCGAGCTCGGGGCCGGCCCCACCGTCATCATCTCGCCGCTGCTGGCGCTGATGCGCAACCAGATCGAGGCCGCCGACCGGGCCGGCATCAAGGCCGCCACCATCAACTCCACCAACATGGAGGACTGGGAGGCGATCCGCGCCCAGGTCGACGCCGGCGCGATCGACGTGCTGCTGGTCAGCCCCGAGCGGCTCAACAACCCGGCCTTCCGCGACCAGGTGCTGCCGCAGCTGACCGAGACCGCCGGCCTGCTGGTCGTCGACGAGGCCCACTGCATCTCCGACTGGGGCCACGACTTCCGGCCCGACTACCGCCGCATCCGGCAGATGCTGGCCACCCTCCCGCCCGGCATCCCGGTGCTGGCCACGACCGCGACCGCCAACTCCCGGGTCACCCACGACGTCGCCGAGCAGCTGGGCCAGGACGTCCTGGTGCTGCGCGGCACGCTCGACCGCGAGTCGCTCCACCTCGGCGTGGTCGAGCTGCAGCGACCCGAGCACCGCCTCGCCTGGCTGGCCGACCACCTCGACGAGCTGCCGGGCTCGGGGATCGTCTACACCCTGACCGTCGCTGCGACCCAGGAGATCGCCGAGCACCTGCGCTCGCGGGGCCACCAGGTCGCGGCCTACTCCGGCCAGACCGAGGCGACCGAGCGGCTCTCCCTCGAGCAGGACCTGCTGGCCGGGCGGCTCAAGGCCCTGGTCGCCACCAGCGCGCTCGGGATGGGCTTCGACGCCCGGCTGGGGTTCGTCGTCAACGTCGGAGCGCCCGCGTCCCCGGTCGCCTACTACCAGCAGGTCGGCCGCGCCGGCCGCGGCACCGACGACGCCACCGTGGTGCTGCTGCCCGCCTTCGAGGACCGCGAGATCTGGCGCTACTTCGCCTCCCTGGCCTTCCCGGGCGAGCAGCACGTGCGCGCCACCCTCGGCGCGCTGTCCTCGGCCGGCGGCGCGATGTCGACCGCGGCGCTCGAGACCCAGGTCGACCTGAGCCGCACCCGTCTCGAGACGATGCTCAAGGTGCTCGACGTCGACGGGGCCGTCGACCGGGTCCGCGGCGGCTGGACCGCGACGGGCCAGGAGTGGGTCTACGACCAGGAGCGATTCGACCGGGTCGCCGCGGCCCGCCGCGAGGAGCAGGCCGCGATGCTGGCCTACGTCGCCACCGAGGGCTGCCGGATGCGCTTCCTGCGCGACCAGCTCGACGACCCCGACGCGGCCGACTGCGGGCGCTGCGACAACTGCGGCGGGCTCACCCTGCCCGCCGACGTCTCCGGTGCCGCCGTCGAGGCCGCCGGCGAGCAGCTGCGCCGGCCCGGCGTCACGATCGCGCCCCGCAAGATGTGGCCGACCGCGCTGCCGACCATGGGGCTGGAGCTCAAGGGCCGCATCGACCAGGCCGCCGAGGAGGGACGGGCCGTCGGCCGGCTCACCGACCTCGGCCACGGCCAGGCGCTGCGCCGCCTGTTCGCCGCCGACGCCCAGGACGGCGAGGTCCCCCGCTCCCTGGTCGATGCGGTCATGGAGGTGATGCGCGACTGGAGCCCGGCGTGGCCCGCGCGCCCCACCGGCGTGGCGTACGTCGAGTCCGAGCGCCGCCCCACCCTGACCCGCGACCTGGCCGAGGGCATGGCCCGCACCATGCGAATCCCGCTCGTCGCCCGCTTCGAGATCGTGGACCCCCAGGTCGGCCCCGGCCGCGGCTCGGCCAACTCGGCGCAGCGCGTGGCGGCCGTCGACCGGCGGTTCCGGCTCGCGGTCGACGGCGACCTCGACGGGGGCCCGGTGCTGCTCGTCGACGACCTCGTCGACACCGGCTGGACCATGACGCTGGCCGCCCGGGCGCTGCGCCGGGCCGGCTCGGGGCCGGTCCTGCCCCTCGCCCTGGGCCTGGACTCCTAG
- a CDS encoding outer membrane protein assembly factor BamB family protein — MRGRWLVVALVLAVLGAGVGTWLTRREPTPACGAEVTSYAAVDARSPFLDAAQRRADPDPRRDRLVRTLARDAAPVGEVLGAVGYDYEQLVRVDGFEQGLGVRLRDSPDLTLLDDTTLAPRWRVAVGTQRSAYDADAERYVVVTRPEDRAPEVVVLDADTGRREWCARLDGGALPEAASVSTQLLDDGLVVRAGGRLARLGADGPGWEQQASGDADTLTSWGPDRLLLGGAAVDDLLDPAALASRPAGEALRLLDARTGEARWTRSEPRGSGLHVVGVDEAADRAVVARWTARRGGRTEVRLAALDDRGRQTWSVLPAGGAAFDATVRAGRVLVRAGERWSAYATDDGRRLWGFRVPRSPQFLPYGADLAAVPLLDADHVLVAGTRALHVVDLRDGTRRSLPLPTDGVSTTYWPYQVALTPSLLAVATSTGAVVVRRG, encoded by the coding sequence GTGCGGGGGCGGTGGCTGGTGGTGGCGCTGGTGCTGGCGGTCCTCGGGGCCGGTGTCGGCACCTGGCTGACCCGTCGCGAGCCGACGCCGGCCTGCGGCGCCGAGGTCACGTCGTACGCCGCCGTCGACGCCCGCAGCCCCTTCCTCGACGCCGCCCAGCGGCGGGCCGACCCCGACCCGCGGCGCGACCGGCTCGTCCGCACCCTGGCCCGCGACGCTGCGCCGGTGGGCGAGGTGCTGGGGGCCGTGGGCTACGACTACGAGCAGCTGGTGCGCGTCGACGGGTTCGAGCAGGGCCTCGGGGTGCGGCTGCGCGACTCGCCCGACCTGACGCTGCTCGACGACACCACGCTGGCGCCGCGCTGGCGGGTGGCGGTGGGCACGCAGCGCTCGGCGTACGACGCGGACGCGGAGCGCTACGTCGTGGTCACCCGCCCCGAGGACCGCGCCCCCGAGGTGGTCGTGCTCGACGCCGACACCGGCCGTCGCGAGTGGTGCGCCCGGCTCGACGGCGGGGCGCTCCCGGAGGCGGCCTCCGTCTCGACGCAGCTGCTCGACGACGGCCTGGTCGTGCGCGCGGGCGGTCGGCTGGCGCGCCTGGGCGCCGACGGGCCCGGCTGGGAGCAGCAGGCGAGCGGCGACGCGGACACCCTGACCTCCTGGGGCCCCGACCGGCTGCTGCTGGGGGGCGCCGCCGTCGACGACCTGCTCGACCCGGCGGCGCTCGCGAGCCGCCCGGCGGGCGAGGCGCTGCGGCTGCTCGACGCCCGCACCGGGGAGGCCCGGTGGACGCGGAGCGAGCCGCGGGGGTCCGGCCTGCACGTCGTCGGCGTCGACGAGGCGGCCGACCGCGCGGTCGTGGCCCGCTGGACCGCACGGCGCGGGGGCCGGACCGAGGTCCGGCTGGCCGCGCTCGACGACCGCGGCCGGCAGACCTGGTCGGTGCTGCCCGCCGGCGGGGCGGCCTTCGACGCCACGGTGCGGGCGGGGCGCGTGCTGGTGCGGGCCGGCGAACGGTGGTCGGCGTACGCCACCGACGACGGGCGCCGCCTCTGGGGCTTCCGGGTGCCGCGCTCCCCGCAGTTCCTGCCGTACGGCGCCGACCTCGCCGCGGTGCCGCTGCTCGACGCCGACCACGTGCTGGTCGCCGGCACCCGCGCGCTGCACGTTGTCGACCTGCGCGACGGCACCCGCCGCTCGCTGCCGCTGCCCACCGACGGCGTCAGCACGACGTACTGGCCCTACCAGGTGGCGCTCACCCCCTCGCTGCTCGCCGTGGCGACCAGCACCGGCGCGGTCGTCGTGCGCCGCGGCTGA
- a CDS encoding aspartate/glutamate racemase family protein has product MRVLVVNPNTTASMTTAIGACARAVAGPGVTVDAVSPVAGPVSIESHHDEVMAAPGVVARVLEGELDGYDGYVVACFGDPALLACREVARGPVVGIAEAAMRTAGYLGRSFSVVTTLARTIGHSRDIARSYGVDALCAGIHACEVPVVELETDPAARARVRDTCRRALAADGSEVLVLGCAGMADLADELSVELGVPVVDGVRAAVTTVEQLVRLGLRTSKVGELAPPPVKAYA; this is encoded by the coding sequence ATGCGGGTCCTGGTCGTCAACCCGAACACCACGGCGTCGATGACCACCGCGATCGGCGCGTGCGCCCGGGCCGTCGCCGGCCCGGGCGTCACCGTCGACGCGGTCAGCCCGGTGGCCGGGCCGGTCTCGATCGAGTCGCACCACGACGAGGTGATGGCCGCGCCCGGCGTGGTCGCCCGCGTCCTGGAGGGCGAGCTCGACGGGTACGACGGGTACGTCGTCGCCTGCTTCGGCGACCCGGCCCTGCTCGCCTGTCGCGAGGTGGCGCGTGGCCCGGTCGTGGGGATCGCCGAGGCGGCGATGCGCACGGCCGGCTACCTCGGGCGCTCCTTCAGCGTGGTGACCACCCTGGCCCGGACCATCGGGCACTCGCGCGACATCGCCCGCTCCTACGGCGTGGACGCGCTGTGTGCCGGGATCCACGCCTGCGAGGTCCCCGTCGTCGAGCTCGAGACCGACCCCGCTGCCCGGGCGCGGGTGCGCGACACCTGCCGGCGGGCGCTGGCCGCCGACGGCTCGGAGGTGCTGGTGCTGGGCTGTGCGGGCATGGCCGACCTCGCCGACGAGCTCTCGGTCGAGCTGGGCGTGCCGGTGGTCGACGGCGTCCGCGCGGCCGTCACCACCGTGGAGCAGCTGGTGCGCCTGGGCCTGCGGACCAGCAAGGTCGGCGAGCTGGCCCCGCCACCGGTGAAGGCCTACGCCTGA
- a CDS encoding GntR family transcriptional regulator gives MASTAPRRRSLFTSRLVNTAAEGEQPAVVEDLRHAILAGDEPPGTPIPIDAVARFFGVSPIPVREALKVLLGEGLVEHVPRVGYAVAKLAFAEFAELYDVRAALEASALRQSVLRATAADDVVVHETHAAMGRAMASGDERGYHAESRRFHVALIGPAGMQRLTHMYESAWNMTEPARPMSRVEAGGRSVFYDDHDRMLHAFVARDADTLVAESGRHFGHLREAIAAFRDDPDVFRPV, from the coding sequence ATGGCCTCGACCGCGCCCCGCAGGCGCTCGCTGTTCACCTCGCGGCTGGTCAACACCGCCGCCGAGGGCGAGCAGCCCGCGGTCGTCGAGGACCTCCGGCACGCCATCCTCGCGGGCGACGAGCCGCCCGGCACGCCGATCCCGATCGACGCGGTCGCGCGCTTCTTCGGCGTCAGCCCGATCCCGGTGCGCGAGGCGCTCAAGGTGCTCCTGGGGGAGGGGCTGGTGGAGCACGTCCCGCGCGTGGGGTACGCCGTGGCCAAGCTCGCCTTCGCCGAGTTCGCCGAGCTGTACGACGTGCGCGCGGCGCTGGAGGCCTCGGCGCTGCGGCAGTCGGTGCTGCGGGCGACGGCGGCCGACGACGTGGTGGTCCACGAGACCCACGCCGCGATGGGACGCGCCATGGCCAGCGGCGACGAGCGCGGCTACCACGCCGAGTCGCGCCGCTTCCACGTCGCGCTGATCGGGCCGGCCGGGATGCAGCGGCTGACCCACATGTACGAGTCGGCGTGGAACATGACCGAGCCCGCCCGCCCGATGTCGCGCGTCGAGGCCGGAGGTCGCTCGGTGTTCTACGACGACCACGACCGGATGCTGCACGCCTTCGTGGCCCGCGACGCCGACACCCTGGTCGCGGAGTCGGGCCGCCACTTCGGTCACCTCCGCGAGGCCATCGCGGCGTTTCGTGACGATCCAGACGTGTTCCGCCCGGTGTGA
- a CDS encoding DUF1275 family protein gives MTSRPPLLARVSADRMHLVLMLVLTFGTGVVDAVGYLGLDRVFTGNMTGNVVILGMALVGGNGLPVVGPLVALGGFMLGAALGGRVLKGAAHAWTGRTSVLLALVGVLVLGLAVALLLVPDPAEPVLLSVTGVLGAAMGVQAATARFVAVKDVTTVVVTSTITGLAADSVLGSGRGGGTGRRLAAVVLITLGALSGAALLRFDLGLGLALGLFVEGGLVLLVVLVGWLHARASARAAAQETAADPDVASAQA, from the coding sequence GTGACCTCGCGCCCCCCGCTGCTCGCCCGCGTCTCCGCCGACCGCATGCACCTCGTGCTGATGCTGGTGCTCACCTTCGGCACGGGGGTCGTCGACGCCGTCGGCTACCTCGGCCTCGACCGGGTCTTCACCGGCAACATGACCGGCAACGTGGTCATCCTCGGCATGGCCCTGGTCGGCGGCAACGGCCTCCCCGTGGTCGGTCCGCTGGTCGCGCTCGGCGGCTTCATGCTCGGCGCCGCCCTGGGCGGCCGGGTGCTCAAGGGCGCGGCCCACGCCTGGACCGGCCGCACGTCGGTGCTGCTGGCCCTCGTCGGCGTGCTGGTCCTCGGCCTGGCGGTCGCGCTGCTGCTGGTGCCCGACCCGGCCGAGCCCGTGCTGCTCTCGGTCACCGGCGTCCTCGGCGCGGCGATGGGCGTCCAGGCCGCCACCGCCCGCTTCGTCGCCGTCAAGGACGTCACCACCGTGGTGGTCACCTCCACCATCACCGGCCTGGCCGCCGACTCCGTGCTCGGCAGCGGCCGGGGCGGCGGCACCGGCCGCCGCCTCGCCGCGGTCGTGCTGATCACCCTCGGTGCCCTCAGCGGCGCGGCCCTGCTGCGCTTCGACCTCGGTCTGGGCCTCGCGCTCGGGCTGTTCGTCGAGGGCGGCCTGGTGCTGCTCGTGGTGCTGGTCGGGTGGCTGCACGCGCGGGCCAGCGCCCGGGCCGCCGCGCAGGAGACGGCCGCGGACCCGGACGTCGCCTCGGCTCAGGCGTAG